Proteins from a genomic interval of Chroococcidiopsis thermalis PCC 7203:
- a CDS encoding Rieske 2Fe-2S domain-containing protein, which translates to METVERNITAHLEPEQMLAGGTDPAFFDCQEVWYPVHYVQDLDKSKPTPFTLLGQDIAIWWEQQAECWRVFEDKCPHRLAPLSQGRIAEDGLLECPYHGWAFAGAGDCQRIPQQVAGQAAVTSPRACVRSLPTIVVKQGLLFVYPGKAENATKTKVPVIEPLEESLEGWVCIDTFRDLPYDALTLMENVLDASHVPFTHHRSVGNRANASSVELEVVESGKHGFTGVWQEGPRRGTLGRQDTTFVAPGLMWHDLTSKQFGRTLTAVYATPIRKGECRLFARFPFKFASKLPGWIIKLTPRWYSHLGQNSVLEDDQIFLHYQERYLEAGGGSGNFTKAFYLPTQADAFVVELRQWVNQYNANPFPGETLPPALSTAQLLDRDRSHTSKCASCRAALANLQRLRLGLAIVAAVIAIINPPLTLFLGENAATGSLLFATVALILGAVWLWLGRLEKQFYQGREIPLRNLPEKKRSRH; encoded by the coding sequence ATGGAAACAGTAGAGAGAAATATTACGGCGCATCTAGAACCCGAGCAAATGCTTGCAGGTGGAACTGACCCAGCATTCTTTGACTGCCAAGAAGTATGGTATCCCGTCCATTACGTGCAAGATTTGGATAAATCTAAGCCCACACCATTTACTCTATTGGGACAAGATATTGCGATCTGGTGGGAGCAGCAAGCTGAGTGCTGGCGCGTGTTTGAGGATAAATGCCCTCATCGCCTCGCGCCTCTGTCGCAAGGGAGAATAGCTGAGGATGGGTTGTTAGAATGCCCTTACCACGGATGGGCGTTTGCTGGTGCGGGAGACTGTCAGCGCATTCCCCAACAGGTAGCGGGTCAAGCAGCAGTGACTTCTCCGAGAGCCTGCGTGCGATCGCTTCCTACAATAGTGGTTAAGCAAGGGCTGCTGTTTGTCTATCCTGGGAAAGCTGAGAATGCAACCAAGACTAAAGTTCCTGTTATTGAACCCTTGGAAGAATCCTTAGAGGGATGGGTTTGCATCGACACGTTTCGCGACTTACCCTATGATGCGCTAACACTAATGGAAAATGTCTTGGACGCTAGCCACGTTCCTTTTACTCATCACCGTTCTGTAGGGAATAGGGCGAATGCCAGTTCGGTAGAATTGGAGGTAGTCGAGTCTGGCAAGCACGGTTTTACAGGGGTGTGGCAGGAAGGACCTCGACGCGGAACTTTGGGACGGCAAGACACGACTTTTGTAGCTCCAGGGTTGATGTGGCACGACTTGACATCAAAGCAATTTGGACGAACCCTTACTGCTGTCTACGCTACTCCGATTCGCAAGGGTGAATGTCGGCTATTTGCCCGTTTTCCGTTTAAATTTGCTTCTAAATTGCCTGGTTGGATAATTAAGCTCACACCCCGCTGGTATTCTCATTTGGGGCAGAACTCTGTTTTGGAGGACGATCAAATTTTTCTGCATTACCAAGAGCGATATCTCGAAGCAGGTGGGGGGAGTGGTAATTTTACTAAAGCTTTTTATCTACCGACTCAGGCTGATGCTTTCGTTGTTGAGTTGCGTCAGTGGGTTAATCAGTACAATGCTAATCCATTCCCAGGGGAAACTTTACCACCGGCGTTATCAACAGCACAGTTGTTAGATCGCGATCGCTCTCATACTTCTAAATGTGCTAGTTGTAGAGCAGCACTGGCAAATCTTCAACGCCTGCGGTTAGGACTCGCGATTGTTGCAGCAGTCATCGCAATTATCAATCCACCTCTGACTCTGTTTCTAGGAGAAAATGCCGCTACAGGTTCGCTTCTGTTTGCAACAGTGGCTTTAATTCTAGGTGCGGTTTGGCTGTGGTTAGGTAGGCTGGAAAAGCAATTTTATCAAGGTCGAGAAATTCCCCTGCGGAATTTACCTGAGAAAAAGCGATCTCGCCATTAA
- a CDS encoding DUF4278 domain-containing protein → MKLSYRGVSYEQNSPQIETMTGAAGGTYRGATWNHQYLRHIPVPQPKVDLKYRGVAYSTGDPIDVEVVRLRREYTQVNGATTDTTAIAAKQKPVKSDRQLVLRELHSTHLDHLRRNLERRLQIAREKGDNHLIQLLEAESRQLA, encoded by the coding sequence ATGAAACTCTCATATCGCGGTGTCAGTTACGAACAAAATTCACCCCAAATAGAAACTATGACAGGCGCAGCTGGCGGAACGTATCGCGGTGCAACCTGGAACCATCAATATCTCAGACATATTCCCGTACCGCAGCCCAAAGTTGACTTGAAGTATCGCGGCGTTGCTTATTCCACTGGCGATCCAATCGATGTAGAAGTTGTGCGGTTGCGGCGAGAATACACGCAAGTCAATGGAGCAACTACGGACACGACAGCGATCGCTGCTAAACAAAAGCCAGTTAAGAGCGATCGCCAGCTGGTGTTGCGAGAACTACACAGCACCCATCTAGATCACTTGCGTCGTAACTTAGAACGACGGCTGCAAATCGCTAGAGAAAAAGGTGACAACCACCTGATTCAATTACTCGAAGCTGAATCGAGACAGCTAGCATAA
- a CDS encoding LptF/LptG family permease codes for MDRYIAAELIPPFLFGVGAFSSVLVAVGTVFELVRRVVESGLPISIAFDVFLLKLPSFVVLAFPMSTLLAALMTYSRLSSDSELTALRSCGVSIYRLVLPALVLSTCVMGLTFLFNEQVVPAANYRATTTLSRALKEEKPQFQEQNIYYPEYQEIELADGREVKRLTRLFYADAFDGQRMRGLTIIDRSRGDLNQIVVSDSAEWNPKQNKWDFYNGTIYLVAPDSSYRNIVRFEHQQLQLPRTPLDVAANTRDSDEMNIAQVSEQLQVAMMSGNEQKIRRYSLRIQEKIAFPFICTIFGLVGATLGTNPKGKGRATSFGISVIIIFSYYMLLFMCDALGLSGVLSPWLAAWLPNIFGFATAGFLLFRADK; via the coding sequence ATGGATCGCTACATTGCGGCTGAGTTAATTCCACCGTTTTTATTTGGCGTAGGAGCTTTCTCTTCAGTTTTAGTAGCAGTTGGTACAGTGTTTGAGCTGGTGCGGCGGGTGGTGGAATCGGGACTCCCAATCTCGATCGCGTTTGACGTATTTCTCTTAAAGCTACCGTCTTTTGTCGTGCTGGCTTTTCCTATGTCCACTCTCCTAGCAGCTTTAATGACTTACAGTCGGTTGTCTAGCGATAGCGAACTAACGGCTCTACGTAGTTGTGGAGTCAGCATTTATCGGCTGGTACTGCCCGCATTGGTACTGAGTACTTGTGTTATGGGTTTGACTTTTTTATTTAACGAGCAAGTCGTCCCAGCTGCTAACTATCGGGCTACTACGACTCTAAGTCGAGCCCTGAAGGAAGAAAAACCCCAATTTCAAGAACAAAACATTTACTATCCAGAATATCAGGAAATTGAGCTAGCAGATGGCAGAGAAGTTAAGCGATTAACTCGCCTATTCTATGCTGATGCCTTTGACGGGCAACGAATGAGGGGTTTGACAATTATCGATCGCTCCCGTGGCGATCTCAACCAAATTGTGGTGTCAGATTCAGCCGAGTGGAACCCCAAACAGAATAAGTGGGATTTTTATAATGGCACGATCTATCTAGTTGCACCTGACAGTTCCTATCGCAATATTGTCCGGTTTGAGCATCAACAGTTACAACTACCGCGCACCCCCTTAGATGTTGCTGCTAACACCCGCGACTCAGATGAAATGAATATTGCTCAAGTCAGCGAACAATTGCAAGTCGCGATGATGAGTGGTAACGAACAAAAAATCCGCCGTTACAGCCTGCGGATTCAAGAAAAAATTGCTTTTCCATTTATTTGCACTATCTTTGGCTTAGTAGGTGCAACTCTAGGGACTAATCCTAAGGGTAAAGGTCGAGCGACCAGTTTTGGAATTAGCGTCATTATTATTTTCAGTTACTATATGCTGCTGTTTATGTGTGATGCTTTGGGTTTATCTGGCGTTCTCTCCCCGTGGTTAGCAGCATGGTTACCTAATATTTTTGGTTTTGCCACGGCTGGCTTTCTCTTATTCCGTGCTGATAAATGA
- a CDS encoding response regulator transcription factor, with protein sequence MNPSHVNNVFMAEDMVKKILVIEESVQTRNLFLECLEAKGFHAISAENGAVGIQQVQKQLPDLIVCGIARIAEYDGFGVLTAIRKNPATAVIPFIFVTSRTTRDDIRKGMELGADDYLTKPCTLKELLRAINVQLEKRETIQKWYTSNDRQTLSKAAVAETLNSTALHSIFPATSQMAAVFRFIEENYWQPITLCDIAQAVGYSPAYLTNLVRQQTGKSVHRWLVERRMAQAICLLQKTEQTIGQIAETIGYQDVCHFSRYFRQFYGTSPQAWRNEHRCRVAAS encoded by the coding sequence ATGAATCCTTCCCATGTTAATAACGTTTTCATGGCAGAGGATATGGTGAAAAAGATTCTGGTGATAGAAGAGAGCGTCCAAACTCGCAATTTATTTTTAGAGTGTTTGGAGGCTAAAGGTTTTCATGCCATTAGTGCTGAAAATGGTGCGGTTGGTATACAACAAGTCCAAAAGCAATTACCCGATCTAATCGTGTGTGGCATTGCTAGAATAGCTGAATACGATGGGTTTGGTGTTCTAACTGCCATCCGCAAAAACCCTGCCACAGCAGTTATTCCGTTCATCTTTGTTACTAGTAGAACAACGCGAGATGACATCCGTAAAGGCATGGAGTTAGGAGCAGATGATTATCTAACTAAACCTTGTACTTTAAAGGAATTACTCAGAGCAATTAACGTCCAACTGGAAAAGAGAGAGACTATTCAGAAATGGTATACATCTAACGATCGGCAGACACTTTCAAAAGCAGCGGTTGCTGAAACTTTAAACTCTACAGCTTTGCACTCAATCTTTCCGGCAACTTCTCAAATGGCAGCTGTGTTTCGCTTCATTGAAGAGAATTACTGGCAACCAATTACTCTGTGTGACATAGCACAAGCTGTGGGCTATTCTCCAGCTTATTTAACTAATTTAGTCAGACAGCAAACTGGTAAGAGCGTTCATCGCTGGTTAGTAGAACGCCGAATGGCACAAGCAATTTGCTTGCTGCAAAAAACCGAGCAGACTATCGGTCAAATTGCTGAAACCATTGGCTATCAAGACGTTTGCCATTTCAGTCGTTACTTTCGTCAGTTTTACGGTACGAGTCCTCAAGCTTGGAGAAACGAACACCGCTGTCGCGTTGCCGCGAGCTAA
- the scyA gene encoding scytonemin biosynthesis protein ScyA (ScyA, a thiamin diphosphate-dependent enzyme, performs an acyloin condensation during scytonemin biosythesis. It joins a molecule of indole-3-pyruvate to one of para-hydroxyphenylpyruvic acid.), whose translation MTDNHIRSSPSIDSETTFHPDTGSAESASSLDPSYKYYNSKDSSNIAAKPGDNNTSTQMLVLPSVADAIAQMLADLGFKYAFGVAGGAMATIWGALSNSSIQVIHCRHEGGAAFAAVEACFASDRPVVVFTTAGPGLTNSLTGLLAGRGEGAKVILISACTSAAQRGRWAIQETSTYTMPQAGIFTPGVLFDYAITLECAEQLPQISRQLALGLSQSGGFVAHLSIPTGVQTSSLSIPLPQLDLSHALITPSEETIAHCVQLLTEAPFAIWVGFGARNAAEEIYQLAERTGAAVMCSPRGKGIFPEDHPQFVGVTGLGGHTSVLKYMQESPPLRTLVLGTRLGEPTSFWNPTMVPARGFIHVDIDPVVPGVAYPAAETVPVQADIGAFLRSLLKYMDKTQSFATLKSRANRTLPHPEPETITTATSDLIRPEVLMAAIQKVMVEGSNAAIAAESGNSFTWATHMLRIDKPNRYRVSTGVGSMGHMVAGVIGIAIGRKSKAVAITGDGSMLMNNELNTAVKYQIPAIWIVLNDGRYNMCEQGMKMLKLQGADATIPQVDFVAIARGMRADGIRIEKESELEAALQCAIDSPLPFVVDVIIDPSRLAPSGGRNKSLQAQGVKSTAKEQVSFPMISE comes from the coding sequence ATGACCGACAACCACATTCGCTCATCTCCTTCTATCGACTCAGAAACCACATTCCATCCAGACACTGGTAGCGCCGAATCAGCATCGTCTCTCGATCCTAGCTATAAGTATTACAACTCCAAAGATTCCAGCAACATCGCAGCCAAGCCGGGAGATAACAATACTAGTACTCAGATGCTTGTGTTGCCCTCAGTTGCAGATGCGATCGCGCAGATGCTAGCAGACTTAGGCTTCAAATATGCCTTTGGAGTTGCTGGAGGTGCAATGGCAACCATTTGGGGTGCTTTGTCTAATAGCAGCATCCAGGTGATTCACTGCCGTCACGAAGGAGGAGCGGCTTTTGCAGCTGTAGAAGCATGTTTTGCTAGCGATCGCCCCGTTGTTGTCTTTACCACTGCCGGACCGGGACTAACGAACTCGCTAACGGGATTGCTAGCAGGGCGGGGAGAAGGAGCAAAAGTTATATTAATCTCAGCTTGTACCTCTGCCGCACAGCGCGGACGCTGGGCAATACAAGAAACTAGCACCTACACCATGCCACAAGCGGGAATTTTTACCCCAGGAGTGCTGTTCGACTACGCGATTACACTTGAGTGTGCCGAGCAATTACCGCAAATTTCCCGCCAACTTGCCCTCGGACTGTCACAATCTGGCGGTTTTGTCGCTCATTTGAGTATTCCGACAGGCGTACAAACTAGCAGTCTGAGCATACCACTGCCTCAGTTAGACCTTTCCCACGCTCTCATAACCCCCAGTGAGGAAACGATCGCCCATTGCGTGCAACTTTTAACCGAAGCACCTTTTGCGATCTGGGTGGGTTTTGGCGCGAGAAATGCTGCTGAAGAGATTTATCAGCTAGCCGAACGTACCGGAGCCGCAGTGATGTGTTCTCCCCGTGGGAAAGGGATCTTCCCCGAAGACCATCCACAGTTTGTTGGCGTTACAGGCTTAGGCGGTCATACCTCAGTTCTGAAGTACATGCAAGAATCTCCACCATTGCGAACTTTAGTACTGGGAACGCGATTAGGAGAACCCACTTCATTTTGGAATCCGACGATGGTTCCTGCGAGAGGATTTATTCATGTAGACATCGATCCAGTAGTTCCAGGAGTTGCTTATCCAGCAGCTGAAACAGTACCAGTTCAAGCCGATATCGGTGCATTTTTGCGATCGCTGCTCAAGTACATGGATAAGACGCAAAGCTTTGCAACTCTGAAAAGTCGCGCAAATAGAACGCTACCCCACCCGGAACCAGAAACAATTACCACTGCAACTAGCGATTTAATTAGACCTGAAGTCTTGATGGCAGCAATTCAAAAGGTGATGGTTGAAGGTAGCAATGCGGCGATCGCGGCTGAGTCTGGGAATTCGTTTACTTGGGCAACGCACATGTTGCGAATTGACAAACCAAATCGCTATCGAGTCAGCACCGGAGTTGGTTCGATGGGACATATGGTCGCAGGTGTGATTGGTATAGCTATAGGACGTAAGAGTAAAGCCGTTGCCATCACTGGAGACGGTTCAATGCTGATGAATAACGAGTTGAACACTGCCGTCAAGTATCAAATTCCTGCTATCTGGATCGTGCTGAATGACGGACGGTACAACATGTGCGAACAGGGGATGAAGATGTTGAAACTGCAAGGTGCAGATGCAACGATTCCCCAAGTCGATTTTGTGGCGATCGCCCGCGGGATGAGAGCTGATGGCATTCGCATCGAAAAAGAGTCTGAGCTTGAAGCAGCATTACAATGCGCGATCGATT
- a CDS encoding LptA/OstA family protein yields the protein MGDTICDALLNSVLPTLLMMPSVPAFCRPPFCWRWIVPVTLAIASIFLPSIAKSQTPPPSQDASQSLTINSDIQEADSKSGIFTARGNVQIFYPARQIQATAAQAQYYQKERKIVLSGNVNVLQQGNSLKGESITYLIDQGRFIATPKANQQVRSTYIVNDTNPQTVAPAPATPNFKPKPPTSKPPAPATPRFNSKPTTSTPTAPK from the coding sequence ATGGGCGATACCATCTGTGATGCACTGCTTAACTCCGTGTTACCCACACTACTAATGATGCCTTCTGTACCTGCTTTTTGCCGTCCTCCTTTTTGCTGGCGCTGGATCGTACCAGTGACGCTAGCGATCGCTTCCATTTTCCTCCCATCAATTGCCAAAAGCCAAACTCCGCCACCGTCACAGGATGCTAGTCAATCTCTGACAATTAACTCTGACATTCAGGAAGCTGACTCCAAAAGTGGCATCTTTACAGCTCGCGGTAACGTACAAATATTTTATCCAGCTCGCCAAATTCAAGCTACGGCAGCTCAAGCGCAATACTATCAGAAAGAACGCAAAATCGTGTTGAGTGGTAACGTTAATGTGTTGCAGCAGGGTAACAGTCTTAAAGGAGAAAGTATTACTTATTTAATCGATCAAGGTCGCTTTATTGCCACACCCAAGGCAAATCAACAAGTGAGATCTACTTATATTGTGAACGACACCAACCCTCAAACTGTCGCTCCAGCGCCAGCAACTCCCAATTTTAAACCCAAACCGCCTACATCAAAACCTCCAGCGCCCGCAACTCCCCGCTTTAACTCCAAACCCACCACCAGCACCCCAACTGCTCCGAAATGA
- a CDS encoding di-heme oxidoredictase family protein encodes MRWRKRFSLFGLLLVVSLTAVLLSTNLLAPKLTLATEALLQPAPTQPLGYYDYFGKLLTPQAAEKLVRKKGLDPSAPGAFERIGAVQITQQLIEAGDDIFLNRKVGDTLGIQGVLGFGTGLARIQPELIAAIRKLGGRPTTNLQLTLQQDLKLGSHFYAKGSTLDTGLDVLLGATFPIGLKPDGNFTCAVCHDVTSQLGDRLKGVPNGDLNVRFLIALAPNSTAGFARLDLDPLDPKYQGNGKAIVDSRGNLVTLPDPQKFEDAFDDTLLDVPFGHFESSPDGINNTTQIPSVFTFKSGPYFFDGQFAIGPFAGLSATGNGVHSSEGNLLAAAQLSTETLGLDPEVYLGVVLQNAADPRLRLPEGVRVKPSEWLRQVAPDPRQAELEDQIPAPGAGTYPNLRPSLFTYNGAIFSPDSFVQDDIASGPFLFADNAMAAFQNSLVPPPNRTQENITALKNGSVRRGAQVFQRANCATCHAPPFFTDNKIHPLKQLGNNSARARSRLALKDVLVPPKIYTLNNPVPIPANAEVLDVPTEGISDSPTTLPKGFLPDGGYKTLSLRGVYLSAPYLHDGGVAVRAGSLKIQSNGSFTVVDRTGLGLTGTLSIGQSADSASSLRALLDRQLRSQVIAANQANPALVRSNLDGTGHEFYVDKTTGFTPAQQTDLINFLLALDDDPGRF; translated from the coding sequence ATGCGTTGGCGGAAGCGATTTTCTCTGTTTGGCTTGTTGCTAGTAGTGAGTTTAACTGCGGTATTGCTATCGACAAACTTACTAGCTCCGAAGCTGACTCTTGCCACAGAAGCCCTGCTACAACCAGCCCCAACTCAACCACTTGGTTACTACGACTATTTTGGAAAATTACTCACCCCGCAAGCAGCCGAGAAACTCGTGCGCAAAAAGGGTTTAGATCCGAGCGCTCCTGGTGCTTTTGAACGAATTGGCGCTGTCCAGATTACCCAACAGTTGATAGAAGCTGGGGATGATATTTTCCTCAATCGCAAAGTTGGTGACACGCTGGGAATTCAAGGTGTCCTTGGTTTCGGTACGGGCTTAGCTCGGATTCAACCAGAGTTAATCGCAGCAATACGAAAATTAGGCGGGCGACCAACCACTAATTTACAACTTACCCTCCAGCAAGATTTAAAACTGGGCAGTCATTTCTATGCCAAAGGAAGCACGCTCGATACTGGTCTGGATGTCCTTTTGGGAGCTACTTTCCCGATTGGTTTAAAGCCTGATGGCAACTTTACTTGTGCGGTATGTCATGATGTTACGTCTCAACTCGGCGATCGCCTCAAGGGAGTACCTAATGGCGATCTCAACGTTCGCTTTTTGATTGCGCTTGCACCCAACTCAACAGCAGGCTTTGCTCGCTTAGATCTCGACCCGCTCGACCCTAAATATCAAGGCAACGGTAAGGCGATCGTTGATAGTCGCGGCAATTTAGTCACTTTACCCGATCCGCAAAAGTTTGAGGATGCTTTCGACGATACTTTATTAGACGTGCCTTTCGGTCACTTTGAGAGTTCTCCTGATGGCATCAACAACACCACTCAAATACCAAGCGTTTTCACTTTTAAGAGCGGTCCCTACTTTTTCGACGGGCAGTTTGCGATCGGTCCCTTTGCTGGATTAAGTGCTACTGGTAACGGCGTTCACTCATCTGAAGGTAATCTGCTAGCAGCAGCACAGCTCAGCACCGAGACTCTGGGCTTAGATCCTGAAGTTTATTTAGGTGTTGTCCTGCAAAATGCTGCCGATCCTCGCTTGCGTTTACCAGAAGGAGTACGGGTAAAACCTTCGGAATGGCTGCGCCAGGTGGCTCCCGACCCCAGACAAGCAGAACTAGAAGATCAGATTCCGGCTCCTGGTGCTGGTACGTATCCCAATTTGCGACCTAGCTTATTTACCTACAATGGAGCAATTTTCAGCCCTGACAGCTTTGTTCAAGACGATATTGCTAGCGGACCCTTCTTATTTGCCGACAATGCTATGGCTGCCTTTCAAAATAGCCTAGTACCACCTCCCAATCGAACCCAAGAGAACATCACGGCACTGAAAAACGGTTCCGTGCGGCGCGGCGCTCAAGTCTTTCAACGAGCTAATTGCGCGACTTGTCACGCGCCTCCTTTCTTTACAGACAACAAAATTCACCCTTTGAAACAATTAGGTAATAACTCAGCCCGTGCGCGATCGCGTCTTGCTTTGAAAGACGTGCTAGTACCACCCAAGATCTACACGCTTAACAATCCCGTTCCCATTCCTGCAAATGCCGAAGTGTTAGACGTACCAACAGAGGGGATTAGCGACAGTCCAACCACTCTACCAAAAGGTTTCTTACCAGATGGCGGTTACAAGACTCTTTCCTTGCGGGGAGTATATCTCAGCGCACCTTATCTGCATGATGGTGGAGTAGCAGTCAGAGCAGGCAGCTTGAAGATACAATCTAATGGCAGTTTTACGGTAGTCGATCGCACGGGTTTAGGTTTAACTGGAACTCTCAGCATCGGTCAATCTGCCGATAGTGCAAGTAGTTTGCGGGCTTTACTAGATCGTCAATTACGCAGTCAAGTTATTGCAGCTAATCAAGCTAACCCCGCTTTAGTACGCAGTAATTTAGATGGAACGGGACATGAATTTTATGTAGATAAAACTACAGGATTTACTCCGGCACAGCAAACCGATTTAATTAATTTCTTACTTGCATTGGATGACGATCCAGGTCGTTTTTAG
- the lptB gene encoding LPS export ABC transporter ATP-binding protein has translation MRFALENIYKSYKQRTVVNRVDISVSQGEVVGLLGPNGAGKTTTFYIATGIEKPDRGVVWLDDRDITSLPMHKRARLGLGYLAQEPSIFRHLSVQDNLLLVLEQTQVPRREWQTRLHTLLREFRLEKVAHTKGISVSGGERRRTELARALASGVEGPKFLFLDEPFAGVDPIAVAEIQGMVQKLRDRQIGILVTDHNVRETLAITDRAYIMREGEILAAGSADELYHNPLVRKYYLGQNFQL, from the coding sequence ATGAGATTTGCTCTAGAGAATATCTACAAGTCCTACAAACAGCGCACTGTTGTCAATCGCGTCGATATTTCTGTTTCGCAGGGCGAAGTTGTCGGGTTGCTCGGACCCAATGGTGCGGGAAAAACAACGACTTTTTATATTGCTACAGGGATAGAAAAACCCGATCGCGGCGTAGTTTGGTTGGATGACCGAGACATTACCAGCTTACCCATGCACAAAAGAGCGCGGTTAGGTCTTGGTTATTTAGCCCAGGAACCCAGTATATTTCGTCACTTAAGCGTACAAGATAATCTTCTTTTGGTGCTGGAGCAAACTCAAGTACCGCGTCGGGAATGGCAAACTCGACTCCACACTCTTCTGCGAGAATTCCGATTAGAAAAAGTCGCACATACGAAAGGAATCAGCGTTTCTGGGGGAGAAAGGCGCAGAACTGAATTAGCTAGAGCCTTAGCATCAGGAGTAGAAGGACCGAAGTTTTTATTCTTGGACGAGCCATTTGCTGGAGTTGACCCGATCGCAGTCGCAGAAATTCAAGGTATGGTACAAAAGCTACGCGATCGCCAAATTGGTATCCTAGTCACAGATCATAACGTCCGCGAAACTCTAGCCATTACGGATCGCGCCTATATCATGCGAGAGGGAGAAATTTTAGCTGCTGGTAGTGCGGATGAACTCTATCACAACCCCTTAGTACGAAAATACTATCTCGGTCAAAACTTTCAGTTGTAA
- a CDS encoding tyrosinase family protein — protein MKMFRRAIAFLLAVSLIAISIGSGSSVSADDNIAVRKNIIDLTSTEKAAFIQAIKTLKNTTLPEHQISIYDEFVAQHVAAMGLMSNNAKGPAAGHDGAHESSILLPWHREFIWRFETALRSVDPNVTLPYWDWTNPQALAAIFSDDFAGGNGEGVTISIPDAGDFSGGAVPGTFSAANGWNLYPELHITPDGQPMGEVLLRFMQLPPTNNYPVPQADVDRILAANDYDTFRQAIEGFIQLNPSGQPKNGVFMHNYFHSFVGGANFDPSVGRPEPLGTMASLASSIYDPVFWLIHANVDRLWAEWQQSGHAGSQYYPAQGGHYGENLSDRMWPWDGGESTPANQGTGDQLSLLPAVSANDIVTPADTLDLTKYDYTYDTLKMTNSRSSSRIAVLSLTIFATIAWRLQFQQLSRRS, from the coding sequence ATGAAGATGTTTCGCCGCGCGATCGCGTTCTTATTGGCTGTGAGTTTAATTGCTATTTCGATCGGATCGGGAAGTTCTGTCAGTGCTGACGACAATATAGCCGTCAGAAAAAATATTATTGACCTCACTTCTACAGAGAAAGCAGCCTTCATCCAGGCAATTAAAACCCTAAAAAATACCACTTTACCCGAGCATCAAATTAGCATTTACGACGAGTTTGTCGCCCAACACGTCGCGGCAATGGGGCTAATGTCAAACAATGCTAAAGGTCCAGCAGCTGGGCATGATGGCGCTCACGAAAGCTCGATATTATTACCTTGGCATCGCGAATTTATCTGGCGATTTGAAACAGCTTTGCGATCGGTCGATCCTAACGTCACGCTTCCTTATTGGGACTGGACGAACCCCCAAGCGTTAGCAGCAATTTTCTCAGATGACTTTGCGGGTGGCAATGGAGAAGGAGTCACAATCTCAATTCCAGATGCAGGCGATTTTTCGGGTGGTGCAGTTCCCGGTACTTTTAGCGCCGCCAATGGCTGGAATTTGTACCCAGAATTGCACATTACACCAGATGGACAACCGATGGGTGAAGTGCTACTGCGCTTCATGCAACTTCCGCCAACGAATAATTACCCAGTACCTCAAGCAGATGTCGATCGCATTCTGGCTGCAAACGACTACGATACTTTTCGCCAAGCGATCGAAGGGTTTATTCAATTAAATCCCTCCGGTCAGCCAAAAAATGGAGTATTCATGCATAATTATTTTCACAGCTTTGTAGGTGGAGCTAATTTCGACCCTAGTGTAGGTCGCCCCGAACCTCTAGGTACAATGGCTTCTCTTGCGAGTTCGATTTACGATCCGGTATTTTGGTTAATCCATGCTAATGTGGATCGACTCTGGGCGGAATGGCAGCAAAGCGGTCATGCTGGTAGTCAATATTATCCCGCTCAAGGTGGTCATTATGGGGAAAATTTGAGCGATCGCATGTGGCCCTGGGATGGAGGTGAATCAACCCCAGCCAATCAAGGGACGGGAGATCAACTATCTTTATTACCTGCTGTATCTGCAAATGATATCGTTACCCCAGCCGACACATTAGATTTAACTAAGTATGACTACACATACGACACGTTGAAGATGACAAATTCTAGATCTAGCTCTCGAATAGCTGTTTTGAGTCTGACTATCTTTGCTACGATCGCTTGGCGATTGCAGTTCCAGCAATTAAGTCGTAGAAGTTAG